The Prionailurus bengalensis isolate Pbe53 chromosome D3, Fcat_Pben_1.1_paternal_pri, whole genome shotgun sequence DNA window CCTGAGGAAGGGTTATTATTACCCTTCCCTTTCTTTGAggggaaaacagaggctcagagaggtgaagtcccTTGTCTCGGTCACCAGCTGGCAagcagcagaggcaggatttgaacccagggcttTAAGAAGCCACGTCTGAGTCTCGTACCCGCCATCCTCACTGCCAGGACGCTGGGACACTGCCCTTGGCGGGGTCCAGCGGGATAGTGGGGGGTAGAAGACTGGCCCGAATCCCCGGGCTGGGCGCTCTGGCCCCTGCAGAGTGGGGTCCTTGACCGTAGATGGCCAGGAAGTTGCCTTTGGTTTTGTGGGTCCCTGGCTGTCCTTTTTACCACATTgccctactttttcttttcaaggcaCCCCTTAGGCTTTGCTGTCTCCTGCTTAGGCCTGACCTGTCTGCTTTGAGCTGTTTTCTTCTGGCGACAGAGAGGGGCCTGTCACTGTGTCCTGTCTGAGGACAGTGAACAGCTTGCCTCAGCCTGGTCAGATGCAGGCCTGTCTCTGGCCACACGGCCCTAGGCCAGTGGCTTCTTCTCTCTGAGCTGCTGAGGGCGAGGCGTCCTCCCCCAGGGGTGATAGAGGTGATCCCATTAAATGATGCTAATGCATAGTAAAAGTTGTAGCCGAGCATGTGCATCATAAATGTAAGAACCCAAAATTCGTGTGCTTTGGTTTAAACTGAACAGGAATGATCAATATTAACCCAAACTGGTGTGTTGGtaacatttttcttattctgcCTGTCCATTCTTCTAGTCCTTTCCCCCTGATATTTAGTATCCAAGTCACTTTCCGACCCCAAGTATACActagagaatacacacacacacacacacacacacacacacacacacacacgggcacagACACTGTACTTACCCTTTCTGGGAACAGCTTTCCCAAAGCTtaccccttttcttcctttctgtgcgTCTCCCATCACCTTCTGGTCCATTCTCTCGTTGCCCACCAAGTGTCAGGAGGAAAGGGTGATTGCTCTAATTTAAACTAAAGTGTGATGGACTGGTCCCCAGGAGCACAGACACTGACATAACAGAATTCTAGTCTCAAGTCGAAGAGGAGAATTTCAGTGAGCACTTGAACAAGTTGATAGGTCCTGGGAGGGATTTCCAAGTGGCTTTCTGTCCTGCCCAGCCTGCCTTCTCCCTGCAAGGCGCCCTGGCATTATATTTCCCCATCCCCGACCCTGAATTCAGGGCACCAGTGAACCCCCGCCATTGTCAGCAGCATATGATAAGCACAGTTTCCTGGGGAGAGGGTCCCCAGCTATTTTCTGATGTCCATGGCGGCCAGTGACCCCAGGCTGAGATTCATCTTTGCTTTCTTAGTTGCTTCTAGAATCCTCTCAGCGTTTGAGGTCAGTGCACCCCACCCCTCtttgcagctgaggaaactgTGGTTTAGATGGGGGAAGTGACTctcccaaagccacacagccaggaaatgCTGAAGCTCTCGACAGCTTGGACCCCGGGGCCGAGATTGTGCATTCCCTCCATTCTGATATTTATGTCCCGCTTGCTACAGCCCGCGGTGGGGATGCAGCCTGGGTCGGTCCTTCGGTGGTTCCGGCTGAAGCTCGCATCCATCAAGGAACCTGCCTGTGTTCTTTGCACTGGGCATTCCCTTTGCCAGaacaccctcctctctcttccctaccTGGCTGTTTGAAAACCACCTGTGCACTGTTCAGAACTTGGCTCCGGGGCCGCCTCCTACAAGAAGTCTTCCCTCACCTCCTCGGGTAGAAGCTgtcaccccctcctcccaggtgTGGGGCCACCCTCTCCCATCTGGGGATCTTTGCattctctgttccctctgcctggatcaGTCCTCCATGCATCTTCACATGGCCAGCTTCATCCAGGACTCCGCTTGGATGCCACCTTCCCCGAggggccctccctgccctccctcctccttgatCCCTCTCACAGGGGAAGCCCTTTTCACTGGGTGCCTATAGCTTCTGTGGTATCGCTCCCCCGCCCAGCTGTCTTACCCACTTTCCTGTCCCCAGCACTGAGCACGGTGCCCGGCACCTTTTTTGTACTTAATACCCATTCACTGAATGAAGACTGAGGGAGTGAGTAGTGATTCCAGAAGAAGCCCAGAACAGGACAGCATATTTCACACCGTCTCCTGAAAAGCATCTCTCACCGAGGCGGTGTGGTCCTTCAGAGCAGGCATCGGAGCTGGCTGGCCCGGGCTAGAATGTTCTACCCCAGCCTGGCTGCTCCCCAGCTGGGCACCTGGGATCAGCCTCtccatttcttggtttccttctgttttttcctatcttagggggggcggggagcacaagggagaaaggggcagagagagagaagggcggggggggggggttggagagagagagagaatcccctgaggggcagagagaaggagagagaaagagagagaagtggggctcacccaaagtggggctcaagcttacCCAAAGCGGGGCGTCTgttcacccgaagcagggctcaagcttacctgatgtgggactcgaactcacgaactgtgagatcgtgaactgagccgaGGTCCGATGctaaggcacccaggcgccctcggttttcttctgtttctacgGCCGTCATGTCACAGCACTTGGAACCTTGTCCTGCTCATTCAACCAAGGCACATCCCCCAAATACTTAACGAAGCACCTGCtaggcaccaggctctgtgctagactCTGGAGAGCCCTCTGTGAACAGGACACACAGAAACCTTGTCCTTGCAAAGTGGGCGTGCTGCTGAATTCGGACATCCCAGGGCattattattttccatactttAATAGTCAATTGAAAAATCATTcttacggggcacctgggcagctcagtcggttaagcatccagcttcagctcaggtcatgatctcacggtccatgagttcgagccccgcgtcgggctctgtgctgacagctcagagcccggagcctgcttcagattctgtgtctccctctctctccgcccctcccctacccaccctctgtctctgtctctctctctctcaaaaataaataaacgttaaaaaaaaatttttttttaataattgtgatTCTCCCTCTGTCGGATGAGGAATACGATCGCAGCGTGTTTGGCTAGGGCCGGCAGCCCCCCCAGGCCTGCCtgactcctgcctccctctctctcctcagaTGCGAGTCCCGCCCGCCCTCCGCTGACCTGGCGCTAAGGCCCACCCGCCACCCCGGGCCCAGCATGCGCCTGTCGGTGCGGAGGGCGCTGCTGGCGGCCAGCTGCGCCCTGGCCCTGGTGCTGGCGGTCCAGGTGGGGCAGCAGGTGCTGGAGTGCCGCGCGGTGCTGGGGGGCCCGCGGGGGCCCCGGCGGGCCATGCGGCCGGAGCAGGAGGACCTGGTGATGGTGGGCGCGGACCGCGTGGAGTACCGCTACGGCAAGGCCATGCCGCTCATCTTCGTGGGCGGCGTGCCCCGCAGCGGCACCACGCTGATGCGCGCCATGCTGGACGCCCACCCCGAGGTGCGCTGCGGCGAGGAGACGCGCATAATCCCCCGCGTGCTGGCCATGCGCCAGGCCTGGTCCAAGTCGGGCCGCGAGAAGCTGCGGCTGGACGAGGCGGGCGTGACGGACGAGGTGCTGGACGCCGCCATGCAGGCCTTCATCCTGGAGGTGATCGCCAAGCACGGGGAGCCGGCGCGCGTGCTGTGCAACAAGGACCCCTTCACGCTCAAGTCCTCGGTCTACCTGTCGCGCCTGTTCCCCAACTCCAAGTTCCTGCTGATGGTGCGCGACGGCCGAGCGTCGGTGCACTCCATGATCACGCGCAAGGTCACGATCGCCGGCTTCGACCTCAGCAGCTACCGCGACTGCCTCACCAAGTGGAACAAGGCCATCGAGGTGATGTACGCCCAGTGCATGGAGGTGGGCAAGGACAAGTGCCTGCCCGTGTACTACGAGCAGCTGGTGCTGCACCCCAGGCGCTCCCTCAAGCTCATCCTGGACTTCCTGGGCATTGCCTGGAGCGACGCTGTTTTGCACCACGAGGACCTCATTGGCAAGCCGGGCGGCGTGTCCCTGTCCAAGTGAGTGGAGCCCTCGCCCTGCGCCCACGGCCCCCTGGCCCGAGTCAGAGGCAGTGGGTGGGCAGAGTGCCGctgtctctctgagcctcggcttcAGCACCCGTAGAAGCGGGGGCCCTGTTTCTGAGCCAACCAGCAGATGCGAATGTGCTTTGCAGTAAGTCGTAGCGGGCGAAGGTTACGTTCAGAACACGGATCTGGAACCAGGTTGTCTGGGTTCCGATCCCGGCTCAGCCACCGCCTGACTGTGTGCTGCTGGATGAGtgactcagcctctctgtgccccccatTTCCCTACCTGTAGCGCAGGGATCTAATCGAGCAGCCTTCTAGCTACCTGGGAGCATCAAATAGGTCAAGACACGTCAGGTGCGATTATTCCTATTATTATTGTCACCATGGTAGCATAGAGACCGCTTTTATCGGCCCGCTCATTATCCTCACCCTCATGACCACGTAATGCGTGCCTGAGGTGTAGTAAGCACTGAGTTAAGCCCCCAACACACGTTATTCCTTTAATTCCCAACCTGAGGACAGGAGAACAGCTCTTATACCCATTTGACAGGCGGAGAAACTGAGTCGCAGCAAGACGTtacctgaggccacacagctggcaaaGGGTAgtgccaggatttgaacccaggtctgctggACTCCAGGGTGTGTGCTCGCAAGCTCTCCacacccctcctccttctccccttctgtcccttcctctccgcCTTCCTCCTTTGGGGAGGCCGTCCCTCTCCTGAGACCCAGAGCGCTTGAACAACGCAGGATCAGAGGGTGccgtctgtctgtctccatcCCGATCTGGCCCAAGCATCCCTGAGAGGCCAGTGAGAGAGCAGTCCTTCCCGGGACAGCGCCACCTCCTTTCCCTCATGGCTGGGCCCTGTCAGACCCCATCCCCAAGAGCTCTTGAGCCCCGAGCAGAGCTGGGGACGTACAGCAACTCTCCCGGCAGTGACGTGCCCACGTGCCTCATACCCCAGCCAGTCAGTGCTGGGGCTGGGATCTTTGTAAATTAGCCAAAAAATCAGATAACTTAAGGAATATATCTTTACTGTCGGAGATTGAGACGATTCCCCCAGGGTAAGGAACAAGAACCCAAAATCCCACCTTCCAGATTTTGATCTGTGACCTACTGGTCCTTTGTCAGGGGCTGTTGATAAAACCGGAGTCCTCCTGAAACAGGAACATGTTTCCTGTAACCTTTCTTCACTTTGTGTATGGGACCACCTGTCCGCCGGGCCCCAGCATGCCACCGTGACATCATTTGGGacagctgtgtaatattccacccCGCAGAGCACAGCATTCTGTCTCACGCCTCATATTTTGGAAcacattggttcttttttttttaatgtttatttatttttgagagaaagagagcacaagcaggggaggaggggcagatggagacaggatttcaagcaggctccgtgccgacagcagcgaccccgatgcaggggctcccacgaaccgtgagatcgtgacctgagccaaagtcggatacttaaccgaccgaaccactcaggcgccccgggacATGTTGGTTCTTTACTCAGATCAAGCATGTGTCCCATTCATGTTGTGGGATGCACCTGTGTCCCTTCTGTCTCATAAAATCCTGGAGGTCCGCACACTCCAAACCCTTGCTCTTACCgcccgtccccacccccccagcctccccgctCTCCTCACTCCTGGTCCCACCTTCCTTTTGCCACATCTTTTTGGGTTTTGGTCTTCCCAATTTCTCTCTTCATTGGGATGGAAGCACCTGGAGACAGGGCCTGGATCCTGGGAGTGCCCCACCCTCCGCCGTACAAGGCCTTCGGACAGCGACCAGTAGGGTCCTTGTGATTCAGACAGTGCGAGAAGCCCGTCCTAGGGGCGAGCGAGGACGCACGTCCCAGGTGGTGGTGGTTCCACGGTGACGGCAGAAGTGATAGCAACCTAAGTGGCCACCTTTAGGGGCTGGAAAAATACGCTCTGGAGGGATGCTACACAGCTGGAGAAATGGAGGAGGTGTCGGGTGCGAAACGAAGTTATCAGCTGATACAGACAGCGTATTGCTGTTTTAAAATTGCAGACCAACCATAGGTATTccgtggatgtgtgtgtgtgtgtgtgtgtgagagagagagagaaagctagtgCTTACTGAGACCCTACAGCGTGCCATAGCCTCGTCTGTCATTAACTCATTTACTCCCCAGGACAGCCCAGTGAGGTGGTCACGATCATTATTCCCATCgatagatgaggaaacggaggctcagagaggtgaagtaacccCCACAAAGCCACTCAGCCAGTGTCGGTACAGCTGGCGTTTGAACCCAGGCGGCCCGGCCCCCGAGTCTGCCCTTGGCCACTCTCCCATTGAAAGCACAGAAGACAGTATTGAGCGGGTGGACCCCCAAATGCTAAGATTAGGTTTCGGTAGGGAGCTGATAGGCTGGGAGGGGGCGGTCcgtgttttataattatttctccaGAACGAAATACCCATCgtagtcacagaaataaaacgttatttttaaaaagttggagaCATCAAGGGAGCAGGATTTTAAGTGCTCACCACCTTCCACTGTCTTCCAGTTTCCAGTTTCTGGCCACAGAGGCTCTTATCGTACAGAGGAGGGCTGAGGAGGGCAAGTGACTTGCCCGCAGCCTCACAGCCGAGGTGGGCACAGGTCACCCGGGTGCCATCTGGGTCTCCCTGTGCCCCCTGCGGCCTATTTTTTCTCCCCAGGATCGAGCGATCCACAGACCAGGTCATCAAGCCCGTGAACCTTGAAGCGCTCTCCAAGTGGACCGGCCACATCCCTGGGGACGTGGTGAGGGACATGGCCCAGATCGCCCCCATGCTGGCGCGGCTCGGCTATGACCCCTACGCAAACCCACCCAACTACGGCAACCCCGACCCCATCGTGGTCAACAACACCCACCGGGTGAGTGCGTGTGCTTGCGCGGAGACATGCTCCCGGCCTGGAGCGGGGGTTGTTGTATGTGTATGACGGCCGTTTTTGCTTGGGCCACAGGGAAGCTCAAATCCAACTGCTAGCCTTTCTACCAGCAGGTCCATGTGTCCTAATTTCATcctatttctctgttctcttttacCCTCTCTCCCCCCATTTCCCTGGCTATTTGTCTGTTTAGAAAGTACTTCAAGTCTTTGTTGAGGGAATAGAAATAAACTCACTCTTGGTCACTTTATtgcccccttaaatttttttttaatgtttttatttatttttgagacagagagcatgagagggggagggacagagagagagggagacacagaatccgaagcaggctccaggctccgagccgtcagcacagagcccgacgcggggctcgaactcacggactgtgagatcatgacctgagctgaagtcggatgcttaactgactgagccacccaggcgcccctgcccccttaaattttaatgttgatttctCAGACAGATGGGAGCTTGGGGCAGTTGAAATTACTCTTTAAGCTCTCCTTGGTTAAGGTGGTCAAGGGAAATGACTTTACTAGATGTTTCTGAAGCATTAAAGTCAGGTAATCCTGG harbors:
- the TPST2 gene encoding protein-tyrosine sulfotransferase 2; translation: MRLSVRRALLAASCALALVLAVQVGQQVLECRAVLGGPRGPRRAMRPEQEDLVMVGADRVEYRYGKAMPLIFVGGVPRSGTTLMRAMLDAHPEVRCGEETRIIPRVLAMRQAWSKSGREKLRLDEAGVTDEVLDAAMQAFILEVIAKHGEPARVLCNKDPFTLKSSVYLSRLFPNSKFLLMVRDGRASVHSMITRKVTIAGFDLSSYRDCLTKWNKAIEVMYAQCMEVGKDKCLPVYYEQLVLHPRRSLKLILDFLGIAWSDAVLHHEDLIGKPGGVSLSKIERSTDQVIKPVNLEALSKWTGHIPGDVVRDMAQIAPMLARLGYDPYANPPNYGNPDPIVVNNTHRVLKGDYKTPANLKGYFQVNQNSTSSHLGSS